Proteins encoded within one genomic window of Mya arenaria isolate MELC-2E11 chromosome 13, ASM2691426v1:
- the LOC128213428 gene encoding DNA methyltransferase 1-associated protein 1-like isoform X1 produces the protein MSDVKDILELDRPEKEFITKDALMNSDKKKKPTRKSDVNTFKRPEGMHRELWGLLWTDNRFPCNKDAPPLIPTDTNQGYKQMKAKIGSSRVRPWKWMPFSNPARKDGAIFHHWRRVADEGKDYPFARFDKQAEVPVYSDLEYQQHLHDDSWTRQETDHLFELCKRFALRFAVMYDRWDRDKYPNRSIEDLKERYYNICNKLVKVRAPQGTEPKVRAYDAEHERRRKLQLTKLFDRTPEQVEEEEKLIEELKKIELRKKEREKKTQDLQKLITAADTNIDARKNDKKKASKKFPQTQKNIKESTAQNTETTGIKFPDFKQPGAFVRSQKMKLPASLGQKKTKAIEQVLEELGIEYNPMPTEEITSHFNELRQDIVLLYELKLALASCDYELETLKHQYEVLNPGKTPDVPLPETPDPLLDIGQGDDEHSRDNIDVVGTLTPNRKRKAALESTTAHLLKKMKNRV, from the exons ATGAGTGATGTTAAGGACATTTTGGAGCTGGACCGGCCAGAGAAGGAATTTATCACCAAGGATGCTCTCATGAACTCTGACAAAAAG AAGAAGCCCACTCGAAAGTCAGATGTGAACACATTCAAGCGTCCTGAGGGCATGCATAGGGAGCTATGGGGGCTGCTATGGACAGACAATAG GTTTCCATGTAACAA GGATGCACCGCCACTGATACCGACAGACACCAACCAGGGCTACAAGCAAATGAAGGCCAAGATTGGGAGTAGTCGGGTTCGGCCATGGAAGTGGATGCCCTTCTCCAACCCCGCCCGCAAGGACGGGGCAATCTTTCACCACTGGAGACGGGTAGCTGACGAGGGGAAGGACTACCCCTTCGCTAGGTTCGACAAG CAAGCCGAGGTACCTGTTTACTCTGATCTGGAGTACCAGCAGCACCTGCATGATGACAGCTGGACGCGGCAGGAGACTGATCACTTGTTTGAGCTGTGTAAGAGATTTGCCCTGCGCTTTGCTGTGATGTACGACCGCTGGGATCGGGACAAATACCCTAACAGGAGCATCGAGGACCTCAAGGAACGATATTACAACATTTGTAACAAACTGGTTAAG GTGAGAGCACCCCAGGGCACAGAGCCAAAAGTTCGAGCCTATGATGCCGAGCATGAAAGACGAAGGAAACTTCAGCTCACCAAACTGTTTGATAGAACACCTGAACAG GTTGAGGAGGAGGAGAAGCTTATTGAAGAGCTGAAAAAGATTGAACTACGGAAAAAAGAGCGTGAGAAAAAGACCCAGGACCTTCAGAAACTCATTACAGCTGCCGACACAAACATTGATGCTCGCAAAAATGACAAGAAGAAGGCCAGCAAGAAGTTCCCACAAACACAGAAAAACATCAAGGAATCAACAGCA CAAAATACAGAGACGACAGGCATAAAGTTCCCAGACTTCAAGCAACCGGGTGCATTTGTTAGAAGTCAAAAG ATGAAGTTGCCGGCCTCTCTGGGCCAGAAGAAGACCAAAGCTATAGAACAGGTGCTGGAAGAGCTAGGCATAG AGTACAACCCCATGCCAACTGAGGAGATCACCAGTCACTTTAACGAGCTTCGCCAGGACATTGTGTTATTGTATGAACTCAAGCTAGCCCTCGCTTCATGTGACTACGAGCTTGAGACATTGAAACATCAGTATGAGGTTCTCAACCCGGGAAAG ACGCCCGATGTGCCCTTGCCAGAGACCCCAGACCCGCTACTGGACATCGGACAGGGAGATGATGAACACAGCAGGGACAACATTGACGTCGTAGGCACACTTACTCCTAAT AGAAAGCGAAAGGCTGCATTAGAGTCCACAACAGCACATTTactgaagaaaatgaagaaCAGAGTGTGA
- the LOC128213428 gene encoding DNA methyltransferase 1-associated protein 1-like isoform X2 produces MSDVKDILELDRPEKEFITKDALMNSDKKKKPTRKSDVNTFKRPEGMHRELWGLLWTDNRDAPPLIPTDTNQGYKQMKAKIGSSRVRPWKWMPFSNPARKDGAIFHHWRRVADEGKDYPFARFDKQAEVPVYSDLEYQQHLHDDSWTRQETDHLFELCKRFALRFAVMYDRWDRDKYPNRSIEDLKERYYNICNKLVKVRAPQGTEPKVRAYDAEHERRRKLQLTKLFDRTPEQVEEEEKLIEELKKIELRKKEREKKTQDLQKLITAADTNIDARKNDKKKASKKFPQTQKNIKESTAQNTETTGIKFPDFKQPGAFVRSQKMKLPASLGQKKTKAIEQVLEELGIEYNPMPTEEITSHFNELRQDIVLLYELKLALASCDYELETLKHQYEVLNPGKTPDVPLPETPDPLLDIGQGDDEHSRDNIDVVGTLTPNRKRKAALESTTAHLLKKMKNRV; encoded by the exons ATGAGTGATGTTAAGGACATTTTGGAGCTGGACCGGCCAGAGAAGGAATTTATCACCAAGGATGCTCTCATGAACTCTGACAAAAAG AAGAAGCCCACTCGAAAGTCAGATGTGAACACATTCAAGCGTCCTGAGGGCATGCATAGGGAGCTATGGGGGCTGCTATGGACAGACAATAG GGATGCACCGCCACTGATACCGACAGACACCAACCAGGGCTACAAGCAAATGAAGGCCAAGATTGGGAGTAGTCGGGTTCGGCCATGGAAGTGGATGCCCTTCTCCAACCCCGCCCGCAAGGACGGGGCAATCTTTCACCACTGGAGACGGGTAGCTGACGAGGGGAAGGACTACCCCTTCGCTAGGTTCGACAAG CAAGCCGAGGTACCTGTTTACTCTGATCTGGAGTACCAGCAGCACCTGCATGATGACAGCTGGACGCGGCAGGAGACTGATCACTTGTTTGAGCTGTGTAAGAGATTTGCCCTGCGCTTTGCTGTGATGTACGACCGCTGGGATCGGGACAAATACCCTAACAGGAGCATCGAGGACCTCAAGGAACGATATTACAACATTTGTAACAAACTGGTTAAG GTGAGAGCACCCCAGGGCACAGAGCCAAAAGTTCGAGCCTATGATGCCGAGCATGAAAGACGAAGGAAACTTCAGCTCACCAAACTGTTTGATAGAACACCTGAACAG GTTGAGGAGGAGGAGAAGCTTATTGAAGAGCTGAAAAAGATTGAACTACGGAAAAAAGAGCGTGAGAAAAAGACCCAGGACCTTCAGAAACTCATTACAGCTGCCGACACAAACATTGATGCTCGCAAAAATGACAAGAAGAAGGCCAGCAAGAAGTTCCCACAAACACAGAAAAACATCAAGGAATCAACAGCA CAAAATACAGAGACGACAGGCATAAAGTTCCCAGACTTCAAGCAACCGGGTGCATTTGTTAGAAGTCAAAAG ATGAAGTTGCCGGCCTCTCTGGGCCAGAAGAAGACCAAAGCTATAGAACAGGTGCTGGAAGAGCTAGGCATAG AGTACAACCCCATGCCAACTGAGGAGATCACCAGTCACTTTAACGAGCTTCGCCAGGACATTGTGTTATTGTATGAACTCAAGCTAGCCCTCGCTTCATGTGACTACGAGCTTGAGACATTGAAACATCAGTATGAGGTTCTCAACCCGGGAAAG ACGCCCGATGTGCCCTTGCCAGAGACCCCAGACCCGCTACTGGACATCGGACAGGGAGATGATGAACACAGCAGGGACAACATTGACGTCGTAGGCACACTTACTCCTAAT AGAAAGCGAAAGGCTGCATTAGAGTCCACAACAGCACATTTactgaagaaaatgaagaaCAGAGTGTGA